One stretch of Caldinitratiruptor microaerophilus DNA includes these proteins:
- a CDS encoding ABC transporter permease: MSVLSPVALLVLWEMLVRLKLLDARFFPPPSGIVGTFVDLLVSGELLQALLISLSRIFIGFVVGAVPGLLIGLTMGLFPLVRAALEPMVAALYPIPKIALLPLIMILFGIGEWSKYITIAIGVFFLVLINTVAGVVNIDRIYLDVARNFGASRKDFYTTIALPGALPLIFTGIKLGMGMALLLIVAAEMIGAKSGIGYMIWTGYDTFYLEKMYVGLVIMSFLGYVFTLVLDELERWIIPWKHS; this comes from the coding sequence ATGTCTGTCCTCTCGCCGGTTGCCCTGCTGGTGCTCTGGGAGATGCTCGTGCGCTTGAAACTCCTGGACGCCCGCTTCTTCCCGCCGCCCTCCGGGATCGTTGGCACGTTCGTGGACCTCCTCGTCTCCGGGGAGCTCTTGCAGGCGCTGCTGATCAGTCTGTCGCGGATCTTCATCGGGTTCGTGGTCGGCGCCGTGCCCGGACTTCTCATCGGCCTCACGATGGGACTGTTCCCGCTGGTGCGGGCCGCGCTGGAGCCGATGGTCGCTGCCCTCTATCCCATTCCAAAGATCGCCTTGCTGCCCCTCATCATGATCCTTTTCGGCATCGGCGAGTGGTCCAAGTACATCACGATCGCGATCGGCGTCTTCTTTCTGGTGCTCATCAACACCGTGGCAGGCGTTGTCAACATCGACCGGATCTACCTGGATGTGGCCCGGAACTTCGGGGCCAGCCGCAAGGATTTCTACACCACCATTGCGTTGCCCGGGGCCCTTCCCCTCATCTTCACCGGCATCAAGCTCGGGATGGGCATGGCGCTGCTCCTGATCGTGGCGGCGGAGATGATCGGTGCCAAGAGCGGAATCGGGTACATGATCTGGACCGGGTACGACACCTTCTACCTCGAGAAGATGTACGTCGGCCTCGTCATCATGTCGTTCCTGGGCTACGTGTTTACCCTCGTGCTCGACGAGCTCGAGCGGTGGATCATCCCGTGGAAGCACTCGTGA
- a CDS encoding DMT family transporter, which yields MGILFALLTALCWGLYNLFVRRGRDGIDPGAGYLLTLLLNAGANAAFTLLPLPGSGAPGFGPVPVVLFVLAGLTTTLLGRWLYFESVFTLGPSRASAWKNASPVYTLFIAWLLLAERPTPFTVLGVLATLAGMYLLAREQAESERRGTLVGAAGAAAGHRGNVVGLLLGVGSGVAFASGIMLRKAGLNVWPDAAMGAAIGAAAALVGWLPVSVRRGEVGALLRASGPGLRYFFLAGVFSSLAQLFVFLSLRLTPSTVTHVVTSLEPVFTMMLSPLVLGGRERLNLALVRAVALITVGAALVSL from the coding sequence ATGGGTATCCTGTTCGCCCTGCTGACGGCGCTCTGCTGGGGCCTGTACAACCTCTTCGTGCGGCGGGGCCGGGACGGCATCGACCCCGGAGCCGGCTACCTCCTGACCCTCCTCCTCAACGCAGGCGCCAACGCCGCGTTCACCCTGCTGCCCCTGCCCGGGTCCGGGGCACCGGGTTTCGGGCCAGTCCCCGTCGTTCTCTTTGTCTTGGCGGGCCTGACCACGACTCTCCTCGGCCGGTGGCTGTACTTCGAGAGCGTGTTCACCCTCGGCCCGTCCCGTGCCAGCGCCTGGAAAAACGCTTCGCCCGTATACACGCTGTTCATCGCGTGGCTACTCCTGGCGGAGCGGCCCACACCGTTCACAGTGCTCGGGGTCCTGGCCACGCTGGCGGGGATGTACCTCCTGGCGCGCGAGCAGGCGGAAAGCGAACGGCGCGGCACCCTGGTGGGGGCGGCCGGCGCCGCGGCCGGGCACAGGGGTAACGTGGTGGGTCTCCTCCTGGGGGTCGGGAGCGGGGTGGCGTTCGCCTCAGGCATCATGCTTCGGAAGGCGGGCCTGAACGTCTGGCCGGATGCCGCCATGGGGGCAGCGATCGGTGCAGCCGCGGCGCTTGTTGGCTGGCTACCGGTGTCGGTGCGGAGGGGCGAGGTCGGAGCCCTCCTGCGGGCCTCGGGTCCAGGGCTCCGCTACTTCTTCCTGGCCGGAGTGTTCAGCAGCCTGGCACAGCTGTTCGTTTTCCTGTCCCTCCGCCTCACCCCCTCCACCGTGACCCATGTCGTGACCTCCCTGGAGCCGGTCTTCACGATGATGCTCAGCCCACTGGTGCTCGGGGGCCGTGAGCGCCTGAACCTGGCGCTCGTCCGGGCGGTGGCCCTCATTACCGTGGGTGCCGCGCTGGTATCACTGTAG
- a CDS encoding ABC transporter ATP-binding protein produces MERPVKISVRNLTKVFQSRGRRVTAIDDVSFTVPDGTFLAIVGPSGCGKTTLLRILAGLEEPTSGVLEVRQTDRGRPVNSMVFQEQSILPWMTVRDNVAYGLRLRGVDRHERCKVADHYIQMVGLTRFADAYPHQLSGGMKQRVSIARAFANDPEILLMDEPFAALDEQNKILLQQELLRIWEGTRKTVCYITHSIDEALNLSDRVMIMTAHPGRVKAIIDVDLPRPRDITKIRSHPRFGELFEQIWLSLRDEVLKAKAEEGLVMAGAGN; encoded by the coding sequence GTGGAACGTCCGGTGAAGATCTCGGTCCGGAACCTCACCAAAGTGTTCCAGTCCCGGGGACGGCGTGTGACCGCGATCGACGACGTCAGCTTCACAGTGCCCGACGGCACGTTCCTGGCGATCGTTGGCCCCAGCGGGTGCGGGAAGACGACCCTGCTGCGGATCCTGGCCGGGCTGGAGGAGCCTACCTCCGGCGTGCTGGAGGTGCGCCAGACCGACCGCGGCCGGCCGGTGAACTCGATGGTGTTCCAGGAGCAGTCAATCCTCCCGTGGATGACGGTCCGGGACAACGTCGCATACGGCCTCCGGCTGCGCGGGGTGGACCGGCACGAGCGCTGTAAGGTGGCCGACCACTACATCCAGATGGTCGGCCTCACGCGGTTCGCCGATGCATACCCCCACCAACTCAGCGGCGGCATGAAGCAACGGGTCTCCATCGCCCGGGCGTTCGCCAACGACCCCGAGATTCTCCTGATGGACGAGCCGTTTGCGGCTCTGGACGAGCAGAACAAGATCCTCCTGCAGCAGGAACTCCTACGCATCTGGGAGGGAACGCGGAAGACCGTGTGCTACATCACCCATTCCATCGATGAGGCCCTCAACCTCAGCGACCGCGTGATGATCATGACGGCCCACCCCGGCCGGGTGAAGGCGATCATCGACGTGGACCTCCCCCGGCCCCGTGACATCACGAAGATCCGGAGCCACCCACGGTTCGGCGAGCTGTTCGAGCAGATCTGGCTGTCGCTCCGGGACGAGGTCCTTAAGGCGAAGGCGGAGGAAGGCCTGGTGATGGCCGGCGCCGGAAACTGA
- a CDS encoding aminotransferase class V-fold PLP-dependent enzyme, which yields MGEFRYRFQLYKALQASIPAIYAEARKAADEIGIPPEWRGKFGLTGAISGTPAPLRRDILAASEAGAAEVIPLATLVEQIREIVKDVYGDEWDVCPVNTAEAGLWVAFDTLCTPPALGRGDNYRARYIAPLEKHMHHQASYGRPFPAKYKDFLADRGTTAGEMGFYGKRQNNLDTVIVPLEGAQYPNHGIKYWPVPLLTGVDPEASARRIARVAAQHAELLTGFTSLGYDTPGYGYGVKAEDGAPLLQKRIGEIARDYNVPYIVDNAWGLPFVGTDPRKIGCDVMVYSMDKATGAATSGLLIGREDVMVTIRRALGMHGDRYGTLASYGKAAYVTQDPGKEALLTQIQALKVLRDRPEVITDPVDRLYEIVVEELEGLPTAIRSGILVSKSYNSGAVEVNYEGTWKDGRIGLPIFSIEDMYAGTNIFQSGLAQMGIIPTIAYDANIFISPGLGTTDPDGALREDKARLAVRGLVALMGIVARYAGLAAEAAVS from the coding sequence ATGGGCGAGTTCAGGTACCGGTTCCAGCTCTACAAAGCCCTCCAGGCCAGCATCCCGGCCATCTACGCTGAGGCCCGGAAGGCGGCGGATGAGATCGGCATCCCGCCCGAGTGGCGGGGGAAGTTTGGCCTCACCGGAGCCATCTCCGGGACTCCGGCTCCCCTTCGGCGGGACATCCTGGCCGCCTCCGAAGCCGGGGCCGCGGAAGTCATCCCGCTGGCGACGCTGGTCGAGCAGATCCGGGAGATCGTGAAGGACGTGTACGGGGACGAATGGGACGTGTGCCCCGTGAACACGGCCGAAGCAGGGCTGTGGGTGGCCTTCGACACGCTGTGTACGCCCCCGGCCCTGGGGCGGGGGGACAATTATCGGGCCCGCTACATCGCCCCCCTCGAGAAGCACATGCACCATCAGGCCAGCTACGGGCGGCCCTTCCCGGCGAAGTACAAGGACTTCCTGGCCGACCGCGGGACGACGGCCGGCGAGATGGGGTTCTACGGGAAGCGGCAGAACAACCTGGACACGGTCATCGTCCCGCTCGAAGGGGCCCAGTACCCCAACCACGGCATCAAGTACTGGCCGGTGCCCCTCCTCACGGGGGTCGACCCGGAGGCTTCGGCCCGCCGCATCGCCCGCGTGGCCGCGCAGCATGCGGAACTCCTCACGGGGTTCACCTCCCTCGGGTACGATACGCCCGGCTACGGGTACGGCGTCAAGGCGGAAGACGGGGCGCCCCTTCTCCAGAAACGTATCGGCGAGATCGCCCGGGATTACAACGTGCCCTACATCGTCGACAACGCGTGGGGACTGCCCTTCGTGGGGACCGACCCGCGGAAGATCGGCTGCGATGTCATGGTCTACTCCATGGACAAGGCAACCGGCGCCGCCACCTCGGGCCTGCTCATCGGCCGTGAGGACGTCATGGTCACCATCCGGCGCGCCCTCGGCATGCACGGGGACCGGTACGGCACCCTGGCTTCCTACGGCAAGGCGGCCTACGTCACCCAGGATCCCGGAAAGGAGGCACTTCTCACCCAGATCCAGGCGCTCAAGGTCCTACGGGACCGGCCGGAGGTCATCACCGACCCAGTGGATCGCCTCTACGAGATCGTGGTGGAGGAACTGGAGGGCCTGCCGACGGCCATCCGTTCCGGGATCCTGGTCAGCAAGTCCTACAACTCCGGGGCGGTCGAGGTCAACTACGAGGGTACGTGGAAGGATGGGCGCATCGGGCTCCCCATCTTCTCCATCGAGGACATGTACGCCGGGACCAACATCTTCCAATCGGGCCTCGCCCAGATGGGCATCATCCCGACCATCGCGTACGACGCCAACATCTTCATCTCGCCGGGGCTCGGCACGACCGACCCGGACGGGGCACTGCGGGAGGACAAGGCCCGCCTGGCGGTCCGGGGCCTGGTGGCCCTCATGGGGATCGTGGCCCGCTACGCGGGGCTCGCGGCGGAGGCCGCGGTGTCCTGA
- a CDS encoding 2-oxoacid:acceptor oxidoreductase subunit alpha, whose product MDFTWKIGGAQGEGIDSAGETFALTLSRMGYHVFAHRHYQSLIKGGHTNYKVRVADQPVRHHGDRLDLLVALDGPSITHNLAELRPGGAVLCEPAHAALASARPDVTCWPISFGSVASDLGSAILKNAVALGASAAVLGLSPSSFTGVFRGQFADKGEGVITSNLEAFQRGHAYASEQGWRLVPGLPALPELPRRHLFMSGNDALALGALAAGCRFLAAYPITPATDIMYRLIRYFERFGGAVVQAEDELAAINMAIGAAFAGVRAMTSTSGPGFSLMMEALGLAGIAEIPVVIVDVQRGGPSTGLPTKTEQGDLNEMLYGSHGDIPRIVIAPATVEDCFAYAAEAFNLAERYQTPVIVASDMYLGQSRATVDPLSFQVAAVDRGWLVSNEELAAVGTREYPRYQVTATGISPRTIPGQPGGRYVALGNEHDDRGYEIEDPPTRIAQVQKRARKLDGFRSDVVKNRYVGPQDPDVLLVGWGSTYGPIREAREALQAFGVRAGHLHLGLLSPFPAGEVCPRIAMARRVVVVEQAITGQLAGLLKRHCEAHDRITSCLRYDGVPLLLEDIVRAVREVA is encoded by the coding sequence TTGGACTTCACCTGGAAGATCGGTGGGGCGCAGGGAGAGGGCATCGACAGCGCGGGCGAGACCTTCGCCCTGACGCTCAGCCGCATGGGGTACCACGTCTTCGCACACCGGCATTACCAGTCGCTCATCAAGGGCGGGCACACGAACTACAAGGTGCGGGTGGCTGACCAGCCGGTTCGCCATCACGGCGACCGCCTGGACCTGCTGGTGGCGTTGGATGGCCCGAGCATCACCCACAACTTGGCGGAACTCCGCCCGGGTGGGGCCGTCCTGTGCGAGCCGGCCCACGCTGCACTCGCCTCCGCCCGGCCGGACGTCACCTGCTGGCCCATCTCGTTCGGTTCGGTGGCGTCGGACCTCGGGAGCGCAATCCTGAAGAACGCGGTGGCCCTCGGTGCGAGCGCTGCCGTGCTGGGGCTGAGCCCCTCGTCGTTCACGGGGGTGTTCCGTGGGCAGTTCGCGGACAAGGGCGAGGGTGTGATCACCTCCAACCTCGAGGCGTTTCAGCGTGGCCACGCGTACGCCAGCGAGCAGGGGTGGCGTCTCGTCCCGGGCCTGCCGGCCTTGCCGGAGCTCCCCCGCCGCCACCTCTTCATGAGCGGTAACGACGCGCTGGCCCTCGGGGCACTGGCGGCCGGCTGCCGGTTCCTGGCAGCCTACCCGATCACCCCGGCGACCGATATCATGTACCGGCTCATCCGGTACTTTGAGCGGTTTGGTGGCGCCGTGGTGCAGGCGGAGGACGAACTCGCTGCCATCAACATGGCCATCGGGGCGGCGTTTGCCGGGGTACGCGCCATGACCAGCACGTCCGGCCCCGGGTTCTCTCTCATGATGGAGGCCCTCGGCCTGGCGGGTATCGCTGAGATTCCCGTCGTGATCGTCGACGTGCAGCGGGGCGGCCCCAGTACCGGCCTGCCGACGAAGACCGAACAGGGCGATCTCAACGAGATGCTCTACGGATCGCACGGGGATATCCCCCGGATCGTGATCGCCCCCGCCACGGTGGAGGACTGCTTCGCGTACGCGGCAGAGGCATTCAACTTGGCGGAGCGATACCAGACCCCGGTCATCGTCGCCTCGGACATGTACCTGGGACAGTCGCGGGCCACGGTGGATCCCCTGAGCTTTCAGGTTGCCGCCGTGGACCGCGGGTGGCTGGTCTCGAACGAGGAGTTGGCGGCGGTGGGTACCCGGGAGTACCCCCGCTACCAGGTTACCGCGACGGGCATCTCGCCGCGCACGATCCCCGGCCAGCCCGGCGGCCGGTACGTAGCTCTGGGCAACGAGCATGACGACCGCGGCTACGAGATCGAGGACCCCCCGACACGCATCGCCCAGGTGCAGAAGCGGGCGAGGAAACTCGACGGGTTCCGCTCGGACGTGGTGAAGAACCGCTACGTCGGGCCGCAGGATCCCGACGTGCTCCTGGTCGGGTGGGGATCCACCTACGGGCCTATCCGGGAGGCCCGGGAGGCCCTGCAGGCGTTCGGCGTGCGGGCGGGCCACCTGCACCTCGGGCTCCTGTCTCCCTTCCCCGCCGGTGAGGTCTGCCCACGCATCGCCATGGCCCGGCGCGTCGTGGTGGTGGAGCAGGCCATCACCGGGCAGCTGGCCGGTCTCCTCAAGCGGCACTGCGAGGCCCACGACCGCATCACCTCGTGTCTTCGGTACGACGGCGTCCCCCTTTTGCTGGAAGATATCGTGCGGGCAGTGAGAGAGGTGGCGTAG
- a CDS encoding 2-oxoacid:ferredoxin oxidoreductase subunit beta, whose translation MAVVLEEFKTSVKPTWCPGCGDFGVMNALGRAVASLGIPGHEVVVVSGIGCSGKISQHFGAYGIHTLHGRVLPTATAVKVANRSLTVIAAGGDGDGYGIGVGHLVHAARRNVDITYVVMDNHIYGLTTGQTSPTSDPGMATKTHPRGAFEEPVHPLALAIVSGATFVAQGFSGDVNGLARILAEAIRHPGFALVNVFSPCVTFNKVNTYAWYRESLTSVDGDPDYDPSDRMAALSRIEATRGLVTGILYRSRRPTFESQLPGLGEKPLAVLPAGLSGEDLEDLLAEFE comes from the coding sequence GTGGCGGTGGTCCTCGAGGAATTCAAGACCTCTGTCAAGCCCACCTGGTGTCCGGGCTGCGGCGACTTCGGCGTCATGAACGCCCTGGGGCGGGCCGTGGCTAGCCTCGGCATCCCGGGGCACGAAGTGGTGGTGGTCTCGGGCATCGGCTGCTCAGGAAAGATCTCGCAGCACTTCGGGGCGTACGGGATCCATACCCTGCATGGCCGGGTGCTACCGACCGCGACGGCGGTGAAGGTGGCGAACCGGTCCCTCACCGTGATCGCGGCCGGTGGCGACGGCGACGGGTACGGCATCGGCGTCGGGCATCTCGTGCACGCGGCCCGCCGCAACGTCGACATCACCTACGTGGTGATGGACAACCACATCTACGGCCTGACCACCGGGCAGACGTCTCCCACTTCCGACCCCGGTATGGCGACCAAGACACACCCCCGTGGTGCCTTCGAGGAGCCCGTGCACCCGCTGGCCTTGGCGATCGTATCGGGCGCCACGTTCGTGGCGCAGGGGTTCTCCGGTGACGTGAACGGGCTTGCCCGGATTCTGGCGGAGGCGATCCGGCATCCTGGCTTCGCGCTGGTCAACGTGTTCAGCCCCTGCGTGACGTTCAACAAGGTCAACACCTATGCCTGGTATCGCGAGTCGCTCACCTCGGTTGACGGGGACCCCGACTACGACCCGAGCGACCGCATGGCGGCCCTGAGCCGGATCGAGGCTACGCGCGGCTTGGTAACGGGTATCCTGTACCGAAGTCGGCGGCCGACCTTTGAGTCCCAGTTGCCCGGGCTCGGGGAGAAGCCGCTCGCGGTGTTGCCGGCGGGCCTCTCCGGAGAGGATCTGGAGGACCTTCTTGCCGAGTTCGAGTGA
- a CDS encoding ABC transporter substrate-binding protein, with translation MTLVTSLSACGGQKPATPAGTQDGQAQQQAPTGQQAQASTTAQAPQQPASQTAKLAPLSPPVKIWIAEDGSPSGAGFYIAKEKGYFAEFGIEADIRPFESSKDMLPAIASDEVQVAGGILGANLFNAVSRGLNIKIIADKGTNNPGKSYYSMVVRKDLAGQIKDYKDLKGHKIGLFSVGTLNEYTVEKALLKGGLTVKDVELVPLGPPDISVALARKSIDLGMHIEPLITQGVKQGIFERWKDTTDFLPDAQIAVVLASPKFVANEALSKRFMVAYLRALRDYNDAFLKGKGKDQIIDILAKYTDLKDKSLWNDVYVTGLNPNGQVNVKSLEDQLQWYKEKGTVTGNVDLNHVVDLSLAKFAVEYLGGEYK, from the coding sequence GTGACCCTCGTCACGTCGCTTTCCGCCTGTGGCGGCCAGAAGCCGGCAACCCCCGCCGGTACCCAGGATGGGCAGGCACAGCAGCAGGCTCCCACCGGGCAGCAAGCTCAGGCCAGCACCACGGCGCAGGCGCCCCAGCAGCCGGCGTCCCAGACCGCCAAGTTGGCGCCGCTCAGTCCGCCGGTGAAGATCTGGATCGCAGAGGACGGCTCACCCTCAGGTGCGGGGTTCTACATCGCGAAGGAGAAGGGGTACTTCGCTGAGTTTGGCATCGAGGCGGATATCCGGCCGTTCGAGTCGTCGAAGGACATGCTCCCGGCCATCGCCTCGGACGAGGTGCAAGTCGCGGGTGGCATCCTGGGGGCCAACCTGTTCAACGCGGTGTCCCGGGGCCTGAACATCAAGATCATCGCAGACAAGGGTACGAACAACCCCGGCAAATCGTACTACAGCATGGTGGTCCGCAAGGACCTGGCAGGCCAGATCAAGGACTACAAGGACCTCAAGGGCCATAAGATCGGCCTCTTCTCCGTGGGCACGCTCAACGAATACACGGTGGAGAAGGCCCTCCTGAAGGGTGGCCTCACCGTGAAGGACGTCGAGCTGGTCCCCCTGGGACCGCCGGACATCAGCGTGGCGCTGGCTCGCAAGTCCATCGACCTGGGCATGCACATCGAGCCCCTCATCACGCAGGGTGTGAAGCAAGGGATCTTCGAGCGGTGGAAAGACACCACAGACTTCCTGCCCGACGCACAGATCGCCGTGGTGCTGGCGAGCCCGAAGTTCGTGGCCAACGAGGCGCTGTCAAAGCGGTTCATGGTGGCTTACCTGCGGGCTCTGCGGGATTACAACGACGCATTCCTGAAGGGCAAGGGGAAGGACCAGATCATCGACATTCTGGCAAAGTACACCGATCTGAAGGACAAGTCCCTCTGGAATGACGTGTACGTCACCGGGCTCAACCCCAACGGCCAGGTCAATGTGAAGAGCCTCGAAGACCAGCTCCAGTGGTACAAGGAGAAGGGCACGGTAACGGGCAACGTCGATCTGAATCACGTCGTCGACCTGTCGCTGGCGAAGTTCGCGGTCGAGTACCTTGGCGGCGAGTACAAGTAG
- a CDS encoding cobalamin-dependent protein (Presence of a B(12) (cobalamin)-binding domain implies dependence on cobalamin itself, in one of its several forms, or in some unusual lineages, dependence on a cobalamin-like analog.), producing the protein MSGEAAKRVLLAPLDPVHDVGLKVIRRALEAAGHTTILLPPDVPPEEIVAAALEHQVDVVLLSRTIGYQVAEAAARFADLAEAAGLRERVRIAIGGMAIRPELAAEMGFDAAFGPGTTPEEAVAFVEGREPAPGEQRGATRRRPALAPTRTYRYRHAEIGRLLEEIAQELLAWAHGRLSPGVERAQLRQAMIRAARAGESTERLRREYARLTDGAAAAFYARGDLPPGLRRLEAGELQAIRRYAERANAAPAGPELRHGQDTLVFTQYGTGCPIHDIAHIKVLEGWSVDGVIHFDPAWGARTEGLLEGAFTHQRDGTVITPENLQHIRAGLGPYTLWQVRAHRGLNTAETVVLAGEYGADATKINIAYGSLSGGTDPERLAVDGLAAMRYAAEYRLPYDVVTNEELSGVPAHKAFAGMLIVAHVGRRLGGTPYLQPLFCKGPEALIRGLMDANHVDFHAAKILALRRIVDAPIWPGAPVGFMTHTEDRVQSSVTTALHAALGASLGVEAVTIASSDEAYSGGPITAASRVDTLRAVAEALRFFGRARIEPTPAAESLADELVEGIEQVLRRVAEVGFVRALYEGVLGSPEEGGHPGRAGRGTVYARAAR; encoded by the coding sequence GTGAGCGGGGAAGCAGCCAAACGTGTCCTGCTGGCCCCTCTGGATCCAGTGCACGACGTGGGGCTCAAGGTCATCCGGCGGGCGCTCGAGGCAGCCGGCCACACCACCATCCTGTTGCCTCCCGACGTGCCCCCCGAGGAGATCGTGGCAGCGGCGCTGGAGCACCAGGTCGACGTCGTCCTCCTGAGCCGGACCATTGGCTACCAGGTGGCCGAGGCGGCCGCCCGGTTCGCCGACCTGGCCGAGGCCGCGGGGCTCAGGGAGCGCGTGCGGATTGCGATCGGCGGCATGGCCATACGGCCCGAACTGGCGGCGGAGATGGGGTTCGACGCCGCATTCGGCCCCGGGACCACGCCCGAGGAGGCGGTGGCCTTCGTCGAGGGCCGTGAGCCGGCGCCCGGCGAGCAGCGCGGAGCGACCCGCCGCCGGCCGGCGCTGGCTCCCACCCGCACGTACCGGTACCGGCACGCGGAGATCGGCCGGCTCCTGGAGGAGATCGCCCAGGAGTTGCTGGCCTGGGCCCACGGGCGGCTGAGCCCCGGGGTGGAGCGGGCACAGCTCCGCCAGGCCATGATCCGGGCGGCCCGGGCCGGGGAATCCACAGAGCGCCTCCGGCGGGAGTACGCACGTCTCACCGACGGAGCGGCCGCTGCCTTCTACGCGCGGGGGGACCTGCCGCCCGGGCTGCGCCGGCTGGAGGCCGGCGAACTCCAAGCCATCCGCCGCTACGCCGAGAGGGCGAACGCCGCACCGGCTGGCCCCGAACTCCGGCACGGGCAGGACACCCTGGTGTTCACGCAGTACGGGACGGGGTGCCCGATCCACGACATCGCGCACATCAAGGTCCTCGAAGGCTGGTCGGTGGACGGCGTCATCCATTTCGACCCCGCCTGGGGGGCCCGAACGGAGGGCCTGCTGGAGGGGGCGTTCACACACCAGCGCGACGGGACGGTGATCACGCCCGAGAACCTCCAGCACATCCGCGCAGGGCTGGGGCCGTACACCCTCTGGCAGGTGAGGGCGCACCGGGGGCTTAACACGGCAGAGACCGTCGTGCTGGCGGGCGAGTACGGTGCCGACGCGACCAAGATCAACATCGCCTACGGGTCCCTGTCTGGCGGCACAGACCCCGAACGGCTGGCGGTCGACGGCCTGGCGGCGATGCGCTATGCAGCCGAGTACCGCCTGCCTTACGACGTCGTCACGAACGAAGAGCTTTCTGGCGTACCGGCGCACAAGGCGTTCGCCGGCATGCTGATCGTGGCCCACGTGGGGCGGAGGCTGGGCGGGACCCCTTACCTCCAGCCACTCTTCTGCAAGGGGCCGGAGGCCCTGATCCGGGGTCTCATGGATGCCAACCACGTAGACTTCCACGCGGCCAAGATACTGGCCCTCCGGCGCATCGTCGACGCGCCCATATGGCCCGGGGCCCCGGTGGGCTTCATGACCCACACCGAGGACCGGGTGCAGTCGAGTGTCACCACGGCGCTGCACGCGGCCCTGGGGGCGAGCCTGGGCGTGGAGGCGGTGACCATCGCCTCGTCTGACGAGGCGTACTCCGGTGGCCCGATCACGGCCGCGTCCCGGGTCGACACCCTGCGCGCCGTGGCGGAGGCCCTTCGATTCTTCGGCCGGGCGCGGATCGAACCGACGCCGGCGGCGGAAAGCCTGGCGGACGAACTCGTGGAAGGGATCGAACAGGTCCTGCGTCGGGTGGCGGAGGTCGGCTTCGTCCGGGCCCTTTACGAGGGGGTCCTGGGTTCGCCGGAGGAAGGCGGGCACCCCGGGCGCGCCGGCCGGGGAACGGTCTACGCACGAGCGGCCCGGTAG
- the pdhA gene encoding pyruvate dehydrogenase (acetyl-transferring) E1 component subunit alpha, with protein sequence MGSAPTVTGECVQAPLQCLTPAGELAAPLPPGLDANRLVEIYRWMVRLRAFDSRALRLQRQGRLGTYAPYSGQEACQVCSVLPLQRTDWICPTYRDHGAMMVHGVPMANILRYWRGDEWGSHLPGVYTLPISIPIATQCLHAVGLAWAARLRGTGQVAVAYFGDGATSQGDFHEAMNFAGVFRLPVIFFCQNNLYAISVPLARQTAAPIVTKAAGYGVAALRVDGNDPIAVWAAVSQAAARARAGEGATLIEALTYRYGPHTTADDPTRYRSEDEVRQWQERDPITRLHRYLVHQGLWDAASEEALQEQVKAEVAAAVAEAESLHPAPTDIFDYVYGEAPWYIREQRREVLAEARVGEGGGHG encoded by the coding sequence ATGGGTTCTGCGCCTACTGTGACAGGAGAGTGTGTCCAGGCCCCGCTGCAGTGTCTCACCCCGGCAGGCGAGCTGGCAGCGCCCCTGCCGCCCGGGCTGGATGCCAACCGGCTCGTCGAGATCTACCGCTGGATGGTCCGACTGCGCGCCTTCGACAGCCGGGCGCTTCGGCTCCAGCGCCAGGGGCGGCTTGGCACCTACGCCCCTTACAGCGGGCAGGAGGCCTGCCAGGTGTGCAGCGTCCTCCCCCTCCAGCGCACGGACTGGATCTGCCCCACCTACCGGGACCACGGTGCCATGATGGTCCACGGCGTGCCCATGGCCAACATCCTTCGCTACTGGCGGGGGGACGAGTGGGGGTCCCACCTGCCCGGTGTGTACACCTTGCCCATCTCCATCCCCATCGCGACCCAGTGCCTGCACGCGGTCGGGCTGGCATGGGCGGCCAGGTTGCGCGGGACGGGGCAGGTGGCCGTCGCGTACTTTGGCGACGGTGCCACCTCCCAGGGTGACTTCCACGAGGCCATGAACTTTGCCGGCGTGTTCAGGTTGCCTGTGATCTTCTTCTGCCAGAACAACCTCTACGCCATCAGCGTTCCCCTGGCCCGGCAGACGGCTGCCCCCATCGTGACCAAGGCGGCCGGCTACGGCGTGGCCGCGTTGCGGGTGGACGGCAACGACCCTATCGCGGTGTGGGCCGCCGTGTCCCAGGCAGCGGCCCGAGCACGTGCCGGTGAGGGCGCCACGCTGATCGAGGCCCTGACCTACCGCTACGGGCCCCACACCACGGCAGACGATCCGACCCGCTACCGCAGTGAGGACGAAGTCCGCCAGTGGCAAGAGCGGGATCCCATTACCCGACTCCACCGGTACCTGGTGCACCAGGGCCTGTGGGACGCGGCTTCCGAGGAGGCGCTGCAGGAGCAGGTCAAGGCGGAAGTGGCCGCTGCCGTCGCCGAAGCCGAATCCTTGCACCCCGCGCCGACGGACATCTTTGACTACGTGTACGGGGAGGCGCCGTGGTACATCCGGGAGCAGCGCCGGGAAGTTCTGGCGGAGGCCCGCGTCGGGGAGGGAGGCGGGCATGGCTAA